A portion of the Megalobrama amblycephala isolate DHTTF-2021 linkage group LG23, ASM1881202v1, whole genome shotgun sequence genome contains these proteins:
- the rmnd5b gene encoding E3 ubiquitin-protein transferase RMND5B, translated as MEQCACVERELEKVLHRFVTYGHQSEERLDELLRNVCELRSRLVAYGVQDADLSVLHQTMAQCCKEIKETVQMLASRHKDIHGSVSKVGKAIDRNFDAEVSAVVAENVWDSPERQKYLSETIVEHLYRQGMLSVAEDLCQESGVVIDMSMKQPFLELNRILEALRTQDLRPALEWAVTNRQRLLDLNSTLEFKLHRLYFISLLNGGISKQQEALQYARHFQPFASQHQRDIQILMGSLVYLRHGIENSPYRSLLETDQWAEICNIFTRDACALLGLSVESPLSVSFASGCMALPVLMNIKQVIEQRQCSGVWTHKDELPIEIDLGKKCWYHSVFACPILRQQTSESNPPMKLICGHVISRDALNKLTNAGKLKCPYCPMEQNPSDAKQIFF; from the exons ATGGAGCAGTGTGCATGCGTGGAACGGGAGCTCGAGAAGGTGCTACACAGGTTTGTCACATATGGGCATCAGTCAGAAGAACGGCTGGATGAACTCCTGAGGAACGTCTGTGAGCTGAGGAGTCGATTGGTTGCCTACG GTGTACAAGATGCGGATTTGTCAGTGCTCCATCAAACAATGGCCCAGTGCTGTAAGGAAATCAAGGAAACTGTGCAGATGCTCGCCTCAAGGCATAAGGACATCCATGGTAGTGTGTCGAAAGTGGGGAAAGCGATTGACCGA AACTTTGATGCGGAGGTGAGTGCAGTTGTAGCTGAAAATGTCTGGGACTCTCCAGAGAGGCAGAAATACCTCAGTGAAACTATCGTAGAACACCTGTATCGACAAGGCATGCTGAGCGTTGCAGAGGACCTCTGCCAG GAGTCTGGTGTAGTAATCGACATGAGCATGAAACAGCCATTTCTGGAGCTCAACCGCATTTTAGAGGCTTTAAGAACACAAGATCTCAGACCAGCTTTAGA GTGGGCGGTGACAAACCGTCAGCGGCTGCTGGATCTGAACAGCACTCTTGAGTTCAAGCTTCACAGACTCTATTTCATCAGCCTGCTCAACGGGGGCATCAGCAAGCAGCAGGAAGCTTTACAGTATGCACGCCATTTCCAACCGTTTGCCTCACAGCATCAGAGAG ATATTCAGATCTTAATGGGTAGTCTAGTGTACCTCCGCCATGGGATCGAGAACTCTCCGTACCGCAGTCTGCTGGAGACGGATCAGTGGGCAGAGATCTGTAACATCTTCACACGGGACGCTTGCGCCCTGCTTGGACTCTCTGTGGAGTCCCCACTCAGTGTCAG TTTTGCGTCCGGCTGTATGGCGCTGCCTGTTCTCatgaacatcaaacaggttatTGAACAGAGACAGTGCAGCGGAGTTTGGACACATAAGGATGAGCTGCCA ATTGAAATAGACCTGGGGAAGAAGTGCTGGTATCACTCTGTGTTTGCCTGTCCTATCTTGAGGCAGCAGACATCAGAGAGCAATCCACCCATGAAGCTCATCTGTGGACATGTCATATCCAGAGACGCTCTTAACAAACTCACCAATGCTGGAAA GCTTAAATGCCCATATTGTCCAATGGAGCAGAATCCATCAGATGCCAAACAGATCTTCTTCTGA